The Malus domestica chromosome 06, GDT2T_hap1 genome has a segment encoding these proteins:
- the LOC103441059 gene encoding late embryogenesis abundant protein At1g64065-like, whose translation MAEKVGAEKYQQLEPATGRSGGDHEASATTQSEELKRQKRIKMYKYIGIFIVFQIVVISVFGLTVMKVKSPKIRLGNIYVLSLNSVPAPPSFDMSFETQIRVRNLNWGTYKFNDGMATFMYEGVPVGQVAIPSSKVGMRSTKKIDVVVSVNSAALPSNSALGNELSSGLLVLTSQAKLSGKVKLMMIMKKNKSAEMSCSMMFNLAAKSVQNLDCD comes from the coding sequence ATGGCTGAGAAAGTAGGAGCTGAGAAGTACCAGCAACTGGAACCAGCAACTGGGCGCTCCGGAGGTGATCATGAAGCTTCAGCCACAACGCAATCCGAGGAACTCAAACGCCAGAAGAGAATTAAGATGTACAAATACATTGGCATTTTCATCGTCTTTCAAATCGTTGTCATCAGCGTTTTTGGTTTGACTGTGATGAAAGTTAAGTCcccaaaaatcaggttaggCAACATCTATGTCCTAAGTCTCAACTCCGTCCCGGCCCCACCTTCATTCGACATGAGCTTCGAAACCCAAATCAGAGTTAGGAACTTAAACTGGGGTACCTATAAGTTTAATGACGGCATGGCCACGTTTATGTACGAAGGTGTGCCTGTTGGGCAAGTTGCTATTCCGAGTAGCAAAGTCGGAATGCGGTCCACGAAAAAAATTGATGTTGTGGTGAGTGTGAATTCTGCAGCCTTGCCGAGCAACTCTGCTCTTGGAAATGAACTGAGCAGTGGGCTACTGGTGTTGACCAGTCAAGCCAAGTTGAGTGGAAAGGTTAAGTTGATGATGATcatgaagaaaaacaagtctgCTGAAATGAGCTGCTCTATGATGTTTAATTTGGCAGCAAAGTCTGTCCAAAATTTGGATTGTGACTGA